One segment of Phragmites australis chromosome 13, lpPhrAust1.1, whole genome shotgun sequence DNA contains the following:
- the LOC133888337 gene encoding protein STAY-GREEN LIKE, chloroplastic-like isoform X1 gives MPRALLLLHHGLIPHLASCMLARFHLKLTTPSMASRSAALCFSAGAVTSRSKRGGCRPEPPRFFVVSCDTRTADVYSSLAAKLLGPPTAFNAAKLKVEFAGEEMMRSKQKQPFPRAYTLTHCDFTANLTLAVTGSITSEQLRSWQSTLQRDDVVAEWKEMAAGEMTLHVHCYVSGANLLQELAAGFRYYVFSKELPLVLKAVVYGDAALFAERPELLEAKVCVHFHSSSRKYNRIECWGPLKEATKRNLLDGRLDELQSAIGKRRRKWASPETIFNALVALLL, from the exons ATGCCACGAGCTCTGCTGCTCCTGCATCATGGATTAATTCCCCACCTTGCTTCATGCATGCTAGCTAGATTTCATCTGAAGCTCACGACACCATCAATGGCGTCGCGCAGCGCCGCGCTCTGCTTCTCCGCCGGCGCCGTGACGAGCAGGAGTAAGAGGGGCGGCTGCAGGCCGGAACCGCCGCGTTTCTTTGTTGTCAGCTGCGACACCAGGACAGCAGACGTCTACTCCTCCCTG GCTGCAAAGCTACTGGGCCCTCCCACGGCCTTCAACGCGGCGAAGCTCAAGGTCGAGTTCGCCGGTGAGGAGATGATGAGGAGCAAGCAGAAGCAGCCTTTCCCCAGAGCATACACTCTCACCCACTGCGACTTCACCGCCAACCTCACGCTCGCCGTCACCGGCTCCATCACCAGCGAGCAGCTGCGGAGCTGGCAGTCCACGCTGCAGAGGGACGACGTCGTCGCCGAGTGGAAGGAGATGGCCGCCGGGGAGATGACGCTGCACGTGCATTGCTACGTCAGCGGCGCCAACCTCCTgcaggagctcgccgccggtTTCAGATACTACGTCTTCTCCAAAGAGCTACCGCTG gTTCTCAAGGCGGTGGTCTACGGCGACGCGGCGCTGTTTGCGGAGCGGCCGGAGCTGCTGGAGGCCAAGGTGTGTGTGCACTTCCACTCCAGCTCCAGGAAGTACAACCGGATAGAATGCTGGGGGCCCCTCAAGGAGGCCACAAAG AGGAATTTACTGGATGGTCGACTCGACGAATTGCAAAGCGCAATCGGCAAGAGACGAAGGAAGTGGGCTAGCCCGGAGACAATCTTCAACGCCCTGGTTGCCCTTCTCCTTTGA
- the LOC133888333 gene encoding probable methyltransferase PMT26 isoform X7: protein MQAKKDIAWGKRNHVVLDVGCGVASFGEYLFDRDVLTMSCAPKDEHEAQVQFALETGIPAISAVMGTKRLPFPGRVFDVVHCARCGKILLELDRLLRPGGYFVWSATPIYQKLPEDAEIWEELAGYQVHLHPHPPYPEGFEDPHYFSCSGS, encoded by the exons ATGCAGGCAAAGAAGGACATAGCATGGGGAAAACGTAATCATGTAGTTTTAGATGTTGGTTGTGGAGTCGCTAGCTTTGGTGAATATCTTTTTGACAGAGATGTTCTCACTATGTCATGTGCACCTAAAGATGAGCATGAAGCTCAAGTGCAGTTTGCTCTTGAAACAGGAATACCTGCTATATCAGCTGTTATGGGTACCAAAAGGCTCCCATTTCCCGGCAGGGTCTTTGATGTTGTTCATTGTGCACGCT GTGGTAAAATTTTGCTGGAACTGGACAGACTGTTGCGTCCTGGCGGTTACTTCGTGTGGTCTGCTACTCCTATATACCAGAAGCTGCCCGAAGATGCTGAGATATGGGAAG AATTGGCGGGATATCAAGTCCACCTGCATCCTCATCCTCCATATCCAGAGGGTTTTGAGGATCCGCACTATTTTTCTTGTTCGGGTTCTTAA
- the LOC133888333 gene encoding uncharacterized protein LOC133888333 isoform X3 has protein sequence MLVVESLALEYLLYQLLWVPKGSHFPAGSLMLFIVHAVVKFCWNWTDCCVLAVTSCGLLLLYTRSCPKMLRYGKNWRDIKSTCILILHIQRVLRIRTIFLVRVLNRYSRGSGLIPQKPSHPPHYPSSCALLQSSAAIPLCTYVFFPCSYSACHCHLTCINQRVMRIKAVAESRLVAWQHHCMGFGRSPGRHQQTHRMLPLFFSATKWTIILEEEQDTKSYSKLQAKQ, from the exons ATGTTGGTTGTGGAGTCGCTAGCTTTG GAATACCTGCTATATCAGCTGTTATGGGTACCAAAAGGCTCCCATTTCCCGGCAGGGTCTTTGATGTTGTTCATTGTGCACGCT GTGGTAAAATTTTGCTGGAACTGGACAGACTGTTGCGTCCTGGCGGTTACTTCGTGTGGTCTGCTACTCCTATATACCAGAAGCTGCCCGAAGATGCTGAGATATGGGAAG AATTGGCGGGATATCAAGTCCACCTGCATCCTCATCCTCCATATCCAGAGGGTTTTGAGGATCCGCACTATTTTTCTTGTTCGGGTTCTTAACAG GTACTCCCGTGGTTCCGGCCTCATTCCTCAGAAGCCGTCACACCCACCTCATTATCCGTCATCATGCGCTTTATTGCAATCATCCGCTGCGATTCCACTTTGCACATACGTGTTCTTTCCATGCTCCTATAGTGCATGCCACTGTCACTTAACATGTATAAATCAGCGGGTAATGAGAATCAAAGCCGTCGCAGAGTCACGTTTGGTGGCTTGGCAGCACCATTGTATGGGATTTGGAAGAAGCCCAGGCCGTCATCAGCAAACCCACAGAATGTTACCGCTTTTTTTTAGCGCCACAAAGTGGACGATTATATTAGAAGAAGAGCAAGACACCAAAAGTTACTCAAAATTACAAGCGAAACAATAA
- the LOC133888333 gene encoding probable methyltransferase PMT26 isoform X4 yields MQAKKDIAWGKRNHVVLDVGCGVASFGEYLFDRDVLTMSCAPKDEHEAQVQFALETGIPAISAVMGTKRLPFPGRVFDVVHCARCGKILLELDRLLRPGGYFVWSATPIYQKLPEDAEIWEGTPVVPASFLRSRHTHLIIRHHALYCNHPLRFHFAHTCSFHAPIVHATVT; encoded by the exons ATGCAGGCAAAGAAGGACATAGCATGGGGAAAACGTAATCATGTAGTTTTAGATGTTGGTTGTGGAGTCGCTAGCTTTGGTGAATATCTTTTTGACAGAGATGTTCTCACTATGTCATGTGCACCTAAAGATGAGCATGAAGCTCAAGTGCAGTTTGCTCTTGAAACAGGAATACCTGCTATATCAGCTGTTATGGGTACCAAAAGGCTCCCATTTCCCGGCAGGGTCTTTGATGTTGTTCATTGTGCACGCT GTGGTAAAATTTTGCTGGAACTGGACAGACTGTTGCGTCCTGGCGGTTACTTCGTGTGGTCTGCTACTCCTATATACCAGAAGCTGCCCGAAGATGCTGAGATATGGGAAG GTACTCCCGTGGTTCCGGCCTCATTCCTCAGAAGCCGTCACACCCACCTCATTATCCGTCATCATGCGCTTTATTGCAATCATCCGCTGCGATTCCACTTTGCACATACGTGTTCTTTCCATGCTCCTATAGTGCATGCCACTGTCACTTAA
- the LOC133888333 gene encoding uncharacterized protein LOC133888333 isoform X1 codes for MQAKKDIAWGKRNHVVLDVGCGVASFGEYLFDRDVLTMSCAPKDEHEAQVQFALETGIPAISAVMGTKRLPFPGRVFDVVHCARCRVVKFCWNWTDCCVLAVTSCGLLLLYTRSCPKMLRYGKNWRDIKSTCILILHIQRVLRIRTIFLVRVLNRYSRGSGLIPQKPSHPPHYPSSCALLQSSAAIPLCTYVFFPCSYSACHCHLTCINQRVMRIKAVAESRLVAWQHHCMGFGRSPGRHQQTHRMLPLFFSATKWTIILEEEQDTKSYSKLQAKQ; via the exons ATGCAGGCAAAGAAGGACATAGCATGGGGAAAACGTAATCATGTAGTTTTAGATGTTGGTTGTGGAGTCGCTAGCTTTGGTGAATATCTTTTTGACAGAGATGTTCTCACTATGTCATGTGCACCTAAAGATGAGCATGAAGCTCAAGTGCAGTTTGCTCTTGAAACAGGAATACCTGCTATATCAGCTGTTATGGGTACCAAAAGGCTCCCATTTCCCGGCAGGGTCTTTGATGTTGTTCATTGTGCACGCTGTAGG GTGGTAAAATTTTGCTGGAACTGGACAGACTGTTGCGTCCTGGCGGTTACTTCGTGTGGTCTGCTACTCCTATATACCAGAAGCTGCCCGAAGATGCTGAGATATGGGAAG AATTGGCGGGATATCAAGTCCACCTGCATCCTCATCCTCCATATCCAGAGGGTTTTGAGGATCCGCACTATTTTTCTTGTTCGGGTTCTTAACAG GTACTCCCGTGGTTCCGGCCTCATTCCTCAGAAGCCGTCACACCCACCTCATTATCCGTCATCATGCGCTTTATTGCAATCATCCGCTGCGATTCCACTTTGCACATACGTGTTCTTTCCATGCTCCTATAGTGCATGCCACTGTCACTTAACATGTATAAATCAGCGGGTAATGAGAATCAAAGCCGTCGCAGAGTCACGTTTGGTGGCTTGGCAGCACCATTGTATGGGATTTGGAAGAAGCCCAGGCCGTCATCAGCAAACCCACAGAATGTTACCGCTTTTTTTTAGCGCCACAAAGTGGACGATTATATTAGAAGAAGAGCAAGACACCAAAAGTTACTCAAAATTACAAGCGAAACAATAA
- the LOC133888333 gene encoding uncharacterized protein LOC133888333 isoform X2, which yields MQAKKDIAWGKRNHVVLDVGCGVASFGIPAISAVMGTKRLPFPGRVFDVVHCARCRVVKFCWNWTDCCVLAVTSCGLLLLYTRSCPKMLRYGKNWRDIKSTCILILHIQRVLRIRTIFLVRVLNRYSRGSGLIPQKPSHPPHYPSSCALLQSSAAIPLCTYVFFPCSYSACHCHLTCINQRVMRIKAVAESRLVAWQHHCMGFGRSPGRHQQTHRMLPLFFSATKWTIILEEEQDTKSYSKLQAKQ from the exons ATGCAGGCAAAGAAGGACATAGCATGGGGAAAACGTAATCATGTAGTTTTAGATGTTGGTTGTGGAGTCGCTAGCTTTG GAATACCTGCTATATCAGCTGTTATGGGTACCAAAAGGCTCCCATTTCCCGGCAGGGTCTTTGATGTTGTTCATTGTGCACGCTGTAGG GTGGTAAAATTTTGCTGGAACTGGACAGACTGTTGCGTCCTGGCGGTTACTTCGTGTGGTCTGCTACTCCTATATACCAGAAGCTGCCCGAAGATGCTGAGATATGGGAAG AATTGGCGGGATATCAAGTCCACCTGCATCCTCATCCTCCATATCCAGAGGGTTTTGAGGATCCGCACTATTTTTCTTGTTCGGGTTCTTAACAG GTACTCCCGTGGTTCCGGCCTCATTCCTCAGAAGCCGTCACACCCACCTCATTATCCGTCATCATGCGCTTTATTGCAATCATCCGCTGCGATTCCACTTTGCACATACGTGTTCTTTCCATGCTCCTATAGTGCATGCCACTGTCACTTAACATGTATAAATCAGCGGGTAATGAGAATCAAAGCCGTCGCAGAGTCACGTTTGGTGGCTTGGCAGCACCATTGTATGGGATTTGGAAGAAGCCCAGGCCGTCATCAGCAAACCCACAGAATGTTACCGCTTTTTTTTAGCGCCACAAAGTGGACGATTATATTAGAAGAAGAGCAAGACACCAAAAGTTACTCAAAATTACAAGCGAAACAATAA
- the LOC133888337 gene encoding protein STAY-GREEN LIKE, chloroplastic-like isoform X2 translates to MPRALLLLHHGLIPHLASCMLARFHLKLTTPSMASRSAALCFSAGAVTSRSKRGGCRPEPPRFFVVSCDTRTADVYSSLAAKLLGPPTAFNAAKLKVEFAGEEMMRSKQKQPFPRAYTLTHCDFTANLTLAVTGSITSEQLRSWQSTLQRDDVVAEWKEMAAGEMTLHVHCYVSGANLLQELAAGFRYYVFSKELPLAVVYGDAALFAERPELLEAKVCVHFHSSSRKYNRIECWGPLKEATKRNLLDGRLDELQSAIGKRRRKWASPETIFNALVALLL, encoded by the exons ATGCCACGAGCTCTGCTGCTCCTGCATCATGGATTAATTCCCCACCTTGCTTCATGCATGCTAGCTAGATTTCATCTGAAGCTCACGACACCATCAATGGCGTCGCGCAGCGCCGCGCTCTGCTTCTCCGCCGGCGCCGTGACGAGCAGGAGTAAGAGGGGCGGCTGCAGGCCGGAACCGCCGCGTTTCTTTGTTGTCAGCTGCGACACCAGGACAGCAGACGTCTACTCCTCCCTG GCTGCAAAGCTACTGGGCCCTCCCACGGCCTTCAACGCGGCGAAGCTCAAGGTCGAGTTCGCCGGTGAGGAGATGATGAGGAGCAAGCAGAAGCAGCCTTTCCCCAGAGCATACACTCTCACCCACTGCGACTTCACCGCCAACCTCACGCTCGCCGTCACCGGCTCCATCACCAGCGAGCAGCTGCGGAGCTGGCAGTCCACGCTGCAGAGGGACGACGTCGTCGCCGAGTGGAAGGAGATGGCCGCCGGGGAGATGACGCTGCACGTGCATTGCTACGTCAGCGGCGCCAACCTCCTgcaggagctcgccgccggtTTCAGATACTACGTCTTCTCCAAAGAGCTACCGCTG GCGGTGGTCTACGGCGACGCGGCGCTGTTTGCGGAGCGGCCGGAGCTGCTGGAGGCCAAGGTGTGTGTGCACTTCCACTCCAGCTCCAGGAAGTACAACCGGATAGAATGCTGGGGGCCCCTCAAGGAGGCCACAAAG AGGAATTTACTGGATGGTCGACTCGACGAATTGCAAAGCGCAATCGGCAAGAGACGAAGGAAGTGGGCTAGCCCGGAGACAATCTTCAACGCCCTGGTTGCCCTTCTCCTTTGA
- the LOC133888335 gene encoding SNF2 domain-containing protein ENL1-like: MASPPPFDICDGLDDDDEPATAIPTDPHPPAVAPTPNGLNDRLLRLTRTRPHPTQNPNPLQPPPPEAAAEEARMVKLAGRRRLCKLSDFATAQEKEEEEEDGDSIRDILDDLTTRLDSLSVHKPNPARPTTQQLAPVPCAIPTDPDDESTEDAHGNASSPLQVYGTKHGEEEEGTPTGYAVKHVRRKALPRRAPKASTFRNYDDDDLGKEKENCRVVDNDAEDVGWEKTEDFKMEPTGSGATSKPYKLPGSIFEMLYLHQREGLQWLWVLHCRGTGGILGDDMGLGKTRQVSAFLAGLFHSRLVKRVLIVAPKTLLNHWSDELKLVGLKEKIRDYFGHNTNIRNDELQYAFKEGGVLLTTYDIVRNNYKLIRGNSYNSDYDDEDETLWNYVILDEGHLIKNNKTQRAQSLFEMPCARRIVITGTPIQNNLKELWALFNFCCPDVLGDKQQFKTRYEMAILRGNDKNATAREKHIGSNVAKELRERIKPYFLRRMKSEVFLEKELGKKNELIVWLKLTACQRQLYEAFLKSELVHLAIQPKGSPLAAITILKKICDHPLLLTKRAAEGVLEGMDEILNDQDKGVVEKMAMNLADMAHDDDALQVGQDVSCKLSFVMSLLRNLVEEGHHVLIFSQTRKMLNLIQEAILLEGYKFLRIDGTTKVSERERIVKDFQEGPGAPIFLLTTQVGGLGLTLTKAARVIIVDPAWNPSTDNQSVDRAYRIGQTKDVIVYRLMTSATIEEKIYKIQVFKGALFKTATEQKEQTRYFSKSEIQELFSLPKQGFDVSLTHKQLQEEHGQQVVMDESLRKHIQFLEQQGIVGVSHHSLLFSKTAILPTLSENDALDSKPRAAPMMSQHYYKGSSSDDVATGAALALKPKDEQFTAPRYSPSNRNAESPEEIEARINRLSQTLSNAALVSKLPDGAERIRRQISELDEKLTVI, translated from the exons ATGGCGTCTCCCCCGCCCTTCGACATCTGCGACGGcctcgacgacgacgatgaacCCGCCACCGCCATCCCCACTGATCCTCATCCGCCCGCCGTCGCCCCCACGCCCAACGGCCTCAacgaccgcctcctccgcctcacACGCACCCGCCCGCACCccacccaaaaccctaaccctctTCAACCGCCGCCTCCGG AAGCTGCTGCCGAAGAAGCCAGGATGGTCAagctcgccggccgccgccgcctatgCAAGCTCTCCGACTTCGCCACCGCCcaggaaaaggaggaggaggaggaggacggcgacagCATCCGCGACATCCTGGACGACCTCACCACCCGCCTCGACTCTCTATCCGTCCACAAGCCCAACCCCGCAAGGCCCACAACGCAGCAGCTCGCCCCTGTGCCATGCGCCATTCCCACTGACCCAGATGACGAGAGCACCGAGGATGCCCATGGGAACGCCTCCTCGCCCCTTCAAGTTTATGGCACCAAgcatggcgaggaggaggaaggaacaccaaCAGGTTATGCTGTTAAGCATGTAAGAAGGAAGGCATTGCCAAGGAGGGCGCCCAAGGCCTCGACATTTCGGAATTATGATGACGATGACTTggggaaggagaaggaaaacTGCAGAGTTGTTGACAACGACGCTGAGGATGTTGGCTGGGAGAAGACGGAGGACTTCAAGATGGAGCCAACTGGAAGTGGGGCAACATCCAAGCCTTACAAACTCCCAGGAAGTATATTCGAGATGCTTTACCTTCACCAGCGTGAGGGCCTCCAATGGCTTTGGGTTCTGCACTGCAGGGGAACTGGAGGGATCCTAGGGGATGACATGGGCCTCGGCAAGACCAGGCAG GTTTCTGCATTCCTAGCTGGACTGTTTCATTCTCGTCTTGTCAAGAGAGTACTCATTGTTGCCCCAAAGACACTCTTAAATCATTGGAGCGATGAGCTTAAGCTTGTGGGCCTTAAAGAGAAGATCAGAGA CTACTTTGGCCACAACACTAATATCCGTAATGATGAGCTTCAGTATGCCTTCAAG GAGGGTGGTGTTCTCCTAACAACCTATGACATTGTCCGTAACAATTACAAGCTCATAAGAGGTAACTCCTACAACAGTGATTATGACGATGAGGACGAAACATTGTGGAATTATGTCATTCTTGACGAGGGGCATCTTATTAAAAACAATAAGACACAAAGGGCCCAAAGTTTATTTGAAATGCCCTGTGCTCGTCGCATTGTCATCACTGGAACACCCATACAGAACAACTTGAAG GAACTGTGGGCTCTCTTCAATTTCTGTTGCCCAGATGTCTTGGGTGATAAACAACA GTTCAAAACAAGGTATGAGATGGCTATCCTTCGAGGAAATGACAAGAATGCTACTGCTCGGGAGAAGCACATAGGCTCAAATGTAGCAAAG GAATTAAGAGAACGGATCAAGCCATACTTTTTGCGACGCATGAAAAGTGAAGTTTTCCTTGAAAAAGAGCTAGGCAAGAAGAATGAGTTAATAGTCTGGCTGAAGTTAACAGCCTGCCAG AGGCAATTATATGAAGCTTTTCTAAAAAGTGAGTTAGTTCATTTAGCAATACAGCCAAAGGGATCACCCTTGGCCGCAATCACA ATATTGAAGAAAATATGTGATCACCCACTGCTATTGACTAAGAGAGCAGCTGAGGGTGTCTTGGAAGGAATGGATGAAATATTAAATGATCAGGATAAGGGAGTGGTGGAAAAAATGGCCATGAACCTTGCAGATATGGCTCATGATGATGATGCACTGCAAGTTGGTCAGGATGTCTCATGCAAGTTATCTTTTGTCATGTCCTTATTG CGAAACCTTGTTGAAGAGGGGCATCATGTTTTAATCTTTTCACAGACTCGTAAAATGCTAAACCTTATTCAG GAAGCCATATTATTAGAGGGCTACAAGTTTTTGCGCATTGATGGTACCACCAAGGTTTCTGAGAGGGAAAGGATTGTGAAG GACTTCCAAGAGGGTCCTGGAGCTCCAATATTTTTGCTAACCACACAAGTTGGTGGACTTGGACTTACACTCACTAAGGCGGCTCGTGTCATAATAGTTGATCCTGCTTGGAACCCAAG TACAGACAATCAAAGTGTTGATCGCGCTTACCGAATTGGGCAGACCAAAGATGTGATTGTATACCGCTTGATGACATCTGCAACCATTGAAGAAAAGATATACAAAATACAG GTCTTCAAGGGTGCTCTGTTCAAGACAGCTACAGAGCAAAAAGAACAAACACGTTACTTCAGCAAGAGT GAGATTCAAGAGCTTTTTAGTTTGCCAAAACAAGGTTTTGATGTTTCTCTTACGCACAAGCAGTTGCAAGAAGAGCATGGTCAACAAGTTGTTAT GGATGAGTCCTTGAGGAAGCATATACAgtttttggagcaacaaggcATAGTCGGTGTGAGCCATCACAGCCTCTTATTCTCTAAAACAGCAATCCTGCCCACATTGAGCGAGAATGATGCACTGGACAG CAAACCTCGAGCCGCGCCCATGATGTCCCAGCACTATTATAAGGGATCCTCATCTGACGATGTTGCCACTGG GGCGGCTCTTGCGTTGAAGCCAAAAGATGAACAGTTCACTGCTCCAAGGTACTCTCCAAGCAACAGAAATGCAGAGAGCCCTGAAGAAATCGAGGCGAGAATCAACCGCCTTTCACAGACCCTCTCCAACGCG GCGCTGGTGTCGAAGCTACCTGACGGTGCGGAGAGGATAAGGAGGCAGATAAGTGAGCTGGATGAAAAGCTCACGGTGATTTGA
- the LOC133888333 gene encoding probable methyltransferase PMT27 isoform X5 has protein sequence MQAKKDIAWGKRNHVVLDVGCGVASFGEYLFDRDVLTMSCAPKDEHEAQVQFALETGIPAISAVMGTKRLPFPGRVFDVVHCARCRVVKFCWNWTDCCVLAVTSCGLLLLYTRSCPKMLRYGKVLPWFRPHSSEAVTPTSLSVIMRFIAIIRCDSTLHIRVLSMLL, from the exons ATGCAGGCAAAGAAGGACATAGCATGGGGAAAACGTAATCATGTAGTTTTAGATGTTGGTTGTGGAGTCGCTAGCTTTGGTGAATATCTTTTTGACAGAGATGTTCTCACTATGTCATGTGCACCTAAAGATGAGCATGAAGCTCAAGTGCAGTTTGCTCTTGAAACAGGAATACCTGCTATATCAGCTGTTATGGGTACCAAAAGGCTCCCATTTCCCGGCAGGGTCTTTGATGTTGTTCATTGTGCACGCTGTAGG GTGGTAAAATTTTGCTGGAACTGGACAGACTGTTGCGTCCTGGCGGTTACTTCGTGTGGTCTGCTACTCCTATATACCAGAAGCTGCCCGAAGATGCTGAGATATGGGAAG GTACTCCCGTGGTTCCGGCCTCATTCCTCAGAAGCCGTCACACCCACCTCATTATCCGTCATCATGCGCTTTATTGCAATCATCCGCTGCGATTCCACTTTGCACATACGTGTTCTTTCCATGCTCCTATAG
- the LOC133888333 gene encoding probable methyltransferase PMT27 isoform X6 yields the protein MQAKKDIAWGKRNHVVLDVGCGVASFGIPAISAVMGTKRLPFPGRVFDVVHCARCGKILLELDRLLRPGGYFVWSATPIYQKLPEDAEIWEAMSALTRSMCWKMVNKVKDYRTPSLESPRIAHTSLWISSCYARISTEVDITDIHRLNTIIKYNTEFITTEA from the exons ATGCAGGCAAAGAAGGACATAGCATGGGGAAAACGTAATCATGTAGTTTTAGATGTTGGTTGTGGAGTCGCTAGCTTTG GAATACCTGCTATATCAGCTGTTATGGGTACCAAAAGGCTCCCATTTCCCGGCAGGGTCTTTGATGTTGTTCATTGTGCACGCT GTGGTAAAATTTTGCTGGAACTGGACAGACTGTTGCGTCCTGGCGGTTACTTCGTGTGGTCTGCTACTCCTATATACCAGAAGCTGCCCGAAGATGCTGAGATATGGGAAG CAATGTCTGCTTTAACAAGGTCAATGTGCTGGAAAATGGTCAACAAAGTAAAGGATTATCGGACCCCTTCTTTGGAGTCACCTCGTATAGCTCATACCAGTCTCTGGATCAGTAGCTGTTACGCACGAATTtcaacagaagtagacatcacagACATACATCGATTAAATACGATAATAAAGTACAACACAGAGTTTATTACAACAGAGGCTTGA